The Plutella xylostella chromosome 25, ilPluXylo3.1, whole genome shotgun sequence region ttgttgttttgattagatatttgtgtcataatattgtatattatggcacaaataaaacaacttcttatcagttagtcagtttaaatgatggatctcatttacagtttatattaagaagttttttttagttttgtcaataagtcataagtttttttttgtttcgatagttttttaagaggttttcttaactaaataatttgattgttttttttgttctttcttttgaatcgtatttataacattgggatgaatttatgggttgttactttcgacccatgccttgttactttcgtcctggccatggggtcgaaagtaacgatttcccttttttttttgaggcttCAGAAATGCTAAAATTTGAGATgtattaagtaaagtaataatggatatttgtagactatatacgaaagttttatgtgactatatttattttatcgtaaatgttattaataacgagaAATAAGACAGAATCtacaaactgttacttttgtccccggtctcccctacttATGGCATAATACTATGTAGAAAGAAGTTGACTAATTCATGCATTTAtcttattatattctaatagactgtaagtacctaacacTGCTTGCGcagtattttttggatgtgtGCTCTTCTTTGTTGATAGCAGCCTGTCTTCATCGAATGGCATGTTGGTGGTAGTCAATGTTGGTGGTGTGCAAACCTACGCACCCTAAGTAGCCGTTAGTCCGGCCCACAGAACAGAGCACAATTAATAGAGGTACACCCTGCTAATTACAATAACCTTGAAGTTTGTATAATAACTACTTGGTCTGCATTATCACATCAGTCTCTAAGCGATTGCAATAGGCGCTATGTTTCTTAACGTGTGGCACAATGTGGTTTGGAATTGTTTAGCCTAGGTCTCTGCAACTTCCTGCCTGGGTTGTATACTACGCTGCCTGCCTCGCCAGAATAGCCGCTTCCATTAACGGTGTCGTGCTGCCGACTCTATGGCTGTTGTTCCTAGTTTAGACCTACATATGTGGtaaccatttttatttttactaaacCAAAATCTCGTTGTTGTTTGATAAAAACAATCATAAAATCACTATAAGCCTGAGGTAGAACTCTTAATTACTGCATAAGTACGCACATTTACTAAATGTTGACCAAGACTTATTATGAATGACTTATAAGCAAAGTAGCCAGCATAGTTAAGCGTTACCAACTAAGACAATCGATCAAATCACCACTTTTTAGCATGACTGTGTAGGTAACAGTTTGTTGGATGTGTGTTTTTATCTGTTTTGCCAGAACTTGAAATTGATGGTGAAAGTACTTCTTGCTGAGTTGGAGTTTGGGGGCACCTAACAAAAAGCATTCCTGTTGCATCGGAAATTTTGCTTGGTATTATTTTTCGATATTTAACTTCATAGATATTAGATAATGCACATTATTAGAtgtgataataatttaatgcCTTAATTTCCTAACCATTTTTCGAACCAACAATACTGTTTAGCTAGGTATCACTGGTTGATCGATGTACGACGCTCGCCTGTCCTCTTCTGCCACATCATCACCAAGTCTCCACTCACTATGAGTGCTGGTCTGAGGGCCTGCTGCCTGCCACAGCCCTCCTGCAGGCCACCAAGCTGCTGCCCTGTCTCAGCTTGCGCGACGGTTGCTGCCAGTCACAACCTGTCGCTGACCACTGCTGCCCCGCACAGTGCGTCCGGCCGGGGCCTGCTGCCTTGTCACAGCCCCACGCATAGACCATTAAAGCTGCTGCCTTGTCACAGCTTAGGGCTCGGTTGCTGCCTTGTCACAACCGGCCCGGACTGGGGTTGCTGCCTTGTCACAGCCCCAGTCGCCGAGGCTCCACCGGCTGCCGACGCCTCCTGGCTCGCAGTCTCCGGCTGCCGACGCCTCCTGGCTCGCAGTCTACACCTGCTGCCGACGGCGACGCCTCCTGGCTCGCAGTCTCCACCAGCTGCCGACGCCTCCTGGCTCGCAGTCTCCGCCAGCTGCCGACGCCTCCTGGCTCGCAGTCTACGGGCCTCGCTCCGGCTACCGACGCCTCCTGGCTCGCAGTCACCGGCTGTCGACGCCTCCTGGCTCGCAGTCTCCACCTGCTGACGACGTCTCCTGGCTCGCAGCCTCCGCCAGCTGCCGACGCCTCCTGGCTCGCAGTCTCCGGCTGCCGACGCCTCCTGGCTCGCAGTCTCCGCCGGCTGCCGACGCCTCCTGGCTCGCAGTCTCCGGCTGCTGCCGACGCCTCCTGGCTCGCAGTCTCCGGCTGCCgacgcctcctcgctcgcagTCTCCGCCAGCTGCCgacgcctcctcgctcgcagTCTCCGGCTGCTGCCGACGCCTCCTGGCTCGCAGTCTCCGGCAGCCGACGCCTCCTGGCTCGCAGTCTCCGCCAGCTGCCGACGCCTCCTGGCTCGCAGTCTCCGGCTGCTGCCGACGCCTCCTGGCTCGCAGTCTTCGGCAGCCGACGCCTCCTGGCTCGCAGTCTCCGGCTGCCGACGCCTCCTGGCTCGCAGTCTCGTGGTCTTCCCGGGGCAGCAGAAGTTCGACGaggcattttatttttcgtaaggtatatacatattttgtgttacattaaagctattatacaaaaatactcagtaaataataattattcctCTTAAAGCATCtgtgtgtttgttttgaaACACGTGGTCAACGGTGAGTTCACCTGATTTTGAATTCCCCAAGGATATCGGCGGCTTACACTTGGCAAATTCGAAGTCTCCTCGGCGCACTCAGTCTCCGCGGGCTGCCGACGCCTCCTGGCTCGCTGTCTCCGGCTGCCGACGCCTCCTGGCTCGCAGTCTACGGGCCTCGCTCCGGCTACCGACGCCTCCTGGCTCGCAGTCACCGGCTGTCGACGCCTCCTGGCTCGCAGTCTCCACCTGCTGACGACGTCTCCTGGCTCGCAGCCTCCGCCAGCTGCCGACGCCTCCTGGCTCGCAGTCTCCGGCTGCCGACGCCTCCTGGCTCGCAGTCTCCGCCGGCTGCCGACGCCTCCTGGCTCGCAGTCTCCGGCTGCTGCCGACGCCTCCTGGCTCGCAGTCTCCGGCTGCCGACGCCTCCTGGCTCGCAGTCTCCGCCAGCTGCCgacgcctcctcgctcgcagTCTCCGGCTGCTGCCGACGCCTCCTGGCTCGCAGTCTCCGGCAGCCGACGCCTCCTGGCTCGCAGTCTCCGCCAGCTGCCGACGCCTCCTGGCTCGCAGTCTCCGGCTGCTGCCGACGCCTCCTGGCTCGCAGTCTTCGGCAGCCGACGCCTCCTGGCTCGCAGTCTCCGGCTGCCGACGCCTCCTGGCTCGCAGTCTCGTGGTCTTCCCGGGGCAGCAGAAGTTCGACGaggcattttatttttcgtaaggtatatacatattttgtgttacattaaagctattatacaaaaatactcagtaaataataattattcctCTTAAAGCATCtgtgtgtttgttttgaaACACGTGGTCAACGGTGAGTTCACCTGATTTTGAATTCCCCAAGGATATCGGCGGCTTACACTTGGCAAATTCGAAGTCTCCTCGGCGCACTCAGTCTCCGCGGGCTGCCGACGCCTCCTGGCTCGCTGTCTCCGGCTGCCGACGGCTCGAACCTCGCAGTCTTCAGGGCTACGGCTGTCGGCGGCTCCCGCCTCGCAGTCTCCTGAGCTCCGGCTGCGACGGCTCCCGCCTCGCAGTCTCCGGTCCAGCCCCGCAGTCTCCTCTCCTGCCACGCAGTCCTGGACTTCGGCTGCCGACGGTTCCCGCCTCGCAGTCTCCTGGGCTCTCTCCGGCTCCCGACGGCTCCTGCCTCGCAGTCTCCTGGGCTTTCTCCGGCTGCCGACGGCTCCCGCCTCGCAGTCTGCTGGGCTCTCTCCGGCTGCCGACGGCTCCCGCCTCGCAGTCTCCTGGGCTCTCTCCGGCTGCCGACGGCTCCCGCCTCGCAGTCTCCTGGGCTCTCTCCGGCTGCCGGCGGCTCCTGCCTCGCAGTCTTCGCCAGCTGCCGACGGTTCCCGCCTCGCAGTCTCCTCGCCTCCGGATGCCGACGGCTCCCGCCTCGCAGTCTCCTGGGCTCTCCGGCTGCCGACGGCTCCCGCCTCGCAGTCTCCTGGGCTCTCTCCGGCTGCCGACGGCTCCTGCCTCGCAGTCTTCGCCAGCTGCCGACGGTTCCCGCCTCGCAGTCTCCTGGGCTCTCTCCGGCTGCCGACGCCTCCTGGCTCGCAGTCTCCGCCAGCTGCCGACGCCTCCTGGCTCGCAGTCTCGTGGTCTTCCCGGGGCAGCAGAAGTTTGTCGaggcattttatttttcgtaaggtatatacatattttgtgttaaattaaaatattcagtaaataattataattcctCTTCAAGCATCTGTGTTTGTTTTGAAACACGTGGTCAACGGTGAGTTCACCTGATTTTGAATTCCCCAAGGATATCGGCGGCTTGCACTTGGCAAATTCGAAGTCTCCTCGGCTCACTCAGTCTCCGGCAGCTGCCGACGGCTCCCGCCTCGAAGTCTCCTGGGCTCTCTCCGGCTGCCGACGGCTCCTGCCTCGCAGTCTTCGCCAGCTGCCGACGGTTCCCGCCTCGCAGTCTCCTGGGCTCTCTACGGCTGCCGACGGCTCCCGCCTCGCAGTCTCCTGGGCTCTCTCCGGCTGCCGACGGCTCCCGCCTCGCAGTCTCCTGGGCTCTCTCCGGCTGCCGACGGCTCCCGCCTCGCAGTCTCCTGGGCTCTCCCCGGCTGCCGACGGCTCCCGCCTCGCAGTCTCCTGGGCTCTCTCCGGCTGCCGACGGCTCCCGCCTCGCAGTCTCCCGGGCTCTCTCCGGATGCCGACGGCTCCTGCCTCGCAGTCTTCGCCAGCTGCCGACGGTTCCCGCCTCGCAGTCTCCTGGGCTCTCTCCGGCTGCCGACGGCTCCCGCCTCGCAGTCTCCTGGGCTCTCTCCGGCTGCCGACGGCTCCCGCCTCACAGTCTCCTGGGCTCTCTCCGGCTGCCGACGGCTCCCGCCTCGCAGTCTCCTGGGCTCTCTCCGGCTGCCGACGGCTCCCGCCTCGAAGTCTCCTGGGCTCTCTCCGGCTGCCGACGGCTCCCACCTTGCAGTCTCCTGGGCTCTCTCCGGTTGCCGCCGGCTCCCGCCTCGCAGGCTACTCAGTAGTTCATGCTCAACTATCAATTTGTCTTTATCCAAGGTAtagtaatatttaatttccaatataatatacataatcaTCGTTTTCCCCGGAAAGCTCTCGGCAGTCTCGCCTAAAACCCAACCATCTACATTACACATATACATTACCACCATGTCACTTTACTGAAATTGAAAGGAGCTTAAAGTTTTACGGTGAGTTGACCCGTTCTGGAATTCTCTAGGTTCTGCGGCTTCAGCTTGACAACACCTCGGCCATCCTCAGTGTTGCTTCGTAGTCTCCGGTCCTACTACACAGTCTACGGTCCTGCCACGCATTCTCCGGTCCTGCCACGCATTCTCCGGTCCTGCCACGCAGTCTCCACTCCTGCCACGCAGTCTACGGCCCTGCCACGCAGTCTCCACTCTTGCCACGCATTCTCCGGTCCTGCCACGCAGTCTCCACTCCTGCCACGCAGTCCCCATCCCTGCCAGGCAGTCTACGGCCCCGCAACGCAGTCTCCGGTGCTTCCACGGTCTCCACTCCGGTCCCGCCACGCAGTCTCCACTCCGGTCCTGCCACGCAGACTCCACTCCGGTCCTGCCACGCAGTCTCCACTCCGGTCCTGCCACGCAGTCTCCACTCCGGTCCTGCCACGCAGTCTCCGGTCCTGCCCCGCAGTCTCCACTCCGGTCCTGCCACGCAGTCTCCACTCCGGTCCTGCCCGGCAGTCTCCACTCCGGTCCTGCCCCGCAGTCTCCACTCCGGTCCTGCCACGCAGTCTCCACTCCGGTCCTGTCATGCAGTCTCCACTCCGGTCCTGCCACGCAGTCTCCACTCCGGTCCTGCCCGGCAGTCTCCACTCCGGTCCTGCCACGCAGTCTCCACTCCGGTCCTGCCACGCAGTCTCCACTCCGGTCCTGCCACGCAGTCTCCACTCCGGTCCTGTCATGCAGTCTCCACTCCGGTCCTGCCACGCTGTCTCCGGTCCTGCCGCACGAAGTTCTTCAGGGCCACTGTCTTCAGCCACGGAATGTAAGGTATCCCTGTGTAACCAATCGATATGTTCTGTTCATATTCTTACATGTGGAAGAGCCAGTCAGCGATGCGATCATCATGCTGATTCCTGAAC contains the following coding sequences:
- the LOC125488557 gene encoding uncharacterized protein LOC125488557 isoform X4 — protein: MSAGLRACCLPQPSCRPPSCCPVSACATVAASHNLSLTTAAPHSASGRGLLPCHSPTHRPLKLLPCHSLGLGCCLVTTGPDWGCCLVTAPVAEAPPAADASWLAVSTSCRRLLARSLRQLPTPPGSQSPPAADASWLAVSGCRRLLARSLRRLPTPPGSQSPAAADASWLAVSGCRRLLARSLRQLPTPPRSQSPAAADASWLAVSGSRRLLARSLRQLPTPPGSQSPAAADASWLAVFGSRRLLARSLRLPTPPGSQSRGLPGAAEVRRGILFFVRISAAYTWQIRSLLGALSLRGLPTPPGSLSPAADASWLAVYGPRSGYRRLLARSHRLSTPPGSQSPPADDVSWLAASASCRRLLARSLRLPTPPGSQSPPAADASWLAVSGCCRRLLARSLRLPTPPGSQSPPAADASSLAVSGCCRRLLARSLRQPTPPGSQSPPAADASWLAVSGCCRRLLARSLRQPTPPGSQSPAADASWLAVSWSSRGSRSSTRHFIFRKDIGGLHLANSKSPRLTQSPAAADGSCLAVFASCRRFPPRSLLGSLRLPTAPASQSPGLSPAADGSRLAVSWALSGCRRLPPRSLLGSPRLPTAPASQSPGLSPAADGSRLAVSRALSGCRRLLPRSLRQLPTVPASQSPGLSPAADGSRLAVSWALSGCRRLPPHSLLGSLRLPTAPASQSPGLSPAADGSRLEVSWALSGCRRLPPCSLLGSLRLPPAPASQATQ
- the LOC125488557 gene encoding uncharacterized protein LOC125488557 isoform X5; this encodes MSAGLRACCLPQPSCRPPSCCPVSACATVAASHNLSLTTAAPHSASGRGLLPCHSPTHRPLKLLPCHSLGLGCCLVTTGPDWGCCLVTAPVAEAPPAADASWLAVSTSCRRLLARSLRQLPTPPGSQSPPAADASWLAVSGCRRLLARSLRRLPTPPGSQSPAAADASWLAVSGCRRLLARSLRQLPTPPRSQSPAAADASWLAVSGSRRLLARSLRQLPTPPGSQSPAAADASWLAVFGSRRLLARSLRLPTPPGSQSRGLPGAAEVRRGILFFVRISAAYTWQIRSLLGALSLRGLPTPPGSLSPAADASWLAVYGPRSGYRRLLARSHRLSTPPGSQSPPADDVSWLAASASCRRLLARSLRLPTPPGSQSPPAADASWLAVSGCCRRLLARSLRLPTPPGSQSPPAADASSLAVSGCCRRLLARSLRQPTPPGSQSPPAADASWLAVSGCCRRLLARSLRQPTPPGSQSPAADASWLAVSGCRRLLARSLRQLPTAPASQSPGLSPAADGSRLAVSWALSGCRRLPPRSLLGSPRLPTAPASQSPGLSPAADGSRLAVSRALSGCRRLLPRSLRQLPTVPASQSPGLSPAADGSRLAVSWALSGCRRLPPHSLLGSLRLPTAPASQSPGLSPAADGSRLEVSWALSGCRRLPPCSLLGSLRLPPAPASQATQ
- the LOC125488557 gene encoding nascent polypeptide-associated complex subunit alpha, muscle-specific form-like isoform X1, which translates into the protein MSAGLRACCLPQPSCRPPSCCPVSACATVAASHNLSLTTAAPHSASGRGLLPCHSPTHRPLKLLPCHSLGLGCCLVTTGPDWGCCLVTAPVAEAPPAADASWLAVSTSCRRLLARSLRQLPTPPGSQSPPAADASWLAVSGCRRLLARSLRRLPTPPGSQSPAAADASWLAVSGCRRLLARSLRQLPTPPRSQSPAAADASWLAVSGSRRLLARSLRQLPTPPGSQSPAAADASWLAVFGSRRLLARSLRLPTPPGSQSRGLPGAAEVRRGILFFVRISAAYTWQIRSLLGALSLRGLPTPPGSLSPAADASWLAVYGPRSGYRRLLARSHRLSTPPGSQSPPADDVSWLAASASCRRLLARSLRLPTPPGSQSPPAADASWLAVSGCCRRLLARSLRLPTPPGSQSPPAADASSLAVSGCCRRLLARSLRQPTPPGSQSPPAADASWLAVSGCCRRLLARSLRQPTPPGSQSPAADASWLAVSWSSRGSRSSTRHFIFRKDIGGLHLANSKSPRLTQSPAAADGSRLEVSWALSGCRRLLPRSLRQLPTVPASQSPGLSTAADGSRLAVSWALSGCRRLPPRSLLGSLRLPTAPASQSPGLSPAADGSRLAVSWALSGCRRLPPRSLPGSLRMPTAPASQSSPAADGSRLAVSWALSGCRRLPPRSLLGSLRLPTAPASQSPGLSPAADGSRLAVSWALSGCRRLPPRSLLGSLRLPTAPTLQSPGLSPVAAGSRLAGYSVVHAQLSICLYPRFCGFSLTTPRPSSVLLRSLRSYYTVYGPATHSPVLPRILRSCHAVSTPATQSTALPRSLHSCHAFSGPATQSPLLPRSPHPCQAVYGPATQSPVLPRSLHSGPATQSPLRSCHAVSGPAPQSPLRSCHAVSTPVLPGSLHSGPAPQSPLRSCHAVSTPVLSCSLHSGPATQSPLRSCPAVSTPVLPRSLHSGPATQSPLRSCHAVSTPVLSCSLHSGPATLSPVLPHEVLQGHCLQPRNVRYPCVTNRYVLFIFLHVEEPVSDAIIMLIPELNGNFSVT
- the LOC125488557 gene encoding uncharacterized protein LOC125488557 isoform X2; amino-acid sequence: MSAGLRACCLPQPSCRPPSCCPVSACATVAASHNLSLTTAAPHSASGRGLLPCHSPTHRPLKLLPCHSLGLGCCLVTTGPDWGCCLVTAPVAEAPPAADASWLAVSTSCRRLLARSLRQLPTPPGSQSPPAADASWLAVSGCRRLLARSLRRLPTPPGSQSPAAADASWLAVSGCRRLLARSLRQLPTPPRSQSPAAADASWLAVSGSRRLLARSLRQLPTPPGSQSPAAADASWLAVFGSRRLLARSLRLPTPPGSQSRGLPGAAEVRRGILFFVRISAAYTWQIRSLLGALSLRGLPTPPGSLSPAADASWLAVYGPRSGYRRLLARSHRLSTPPGSQSPPADDVSWLAASASCRRLLARSLRLPTPPGSQSPPAADASWLAVSGCCRRLLARSLRLPTPPGSQSPPAADASSLAVSGCCRRLLARSLRQPTPPGSQSPPAADASWLAVSGCCRRLLARSLRQPTPPGSQSPAADASWLAVSSGCRRLLARSLRQLPTPPGSQSRGLPGAAEVCRGILFFVRISAACTWQIRSLLGSLSLRQLPTAPASQSSPAADGSRLAVSWALYGCRRLPPRSLLGSLRLPTAPASQSPGLSPAADGSRLAVSWALPGCRRLPPRSLLGSLRLPTAPASQSPGLSPDADGSCLAVFASCRRFPPRSLLGSLRLPTAPASQSPGLSPAADGSRLTVSWALSGCRRLPPRSLLGSLRLPTAPASKSPGLSPAADGSHLAVSWALSGCRRLPPRRLLSSSCSTINLSLSKVLRLQLDNTSAILSVAS
- the LOC125488557 gene encoding uncharacterized protein LOC125488557 isoform X3; amino-acid sequence: MSAGLRACCLPQPSCRPPSCCPVSACATVAASHNLSLTTAAPHSASGRGLLPCHSPTHRPLKLLPCHSLGLGCCLVTTGPDWGCCLVTAPVAEAPPAADASWLAVSTSCRRLLARSLRQLPTPPGSQSPPAADASWLAVSGCRRLLARSLRRLPTPPGSQSPAAADASWLAVSGCRRLLARSLRQLPTPPRSQSPAAADASWLAVSGSRRLLARSLRQLPTPPGSQSPAAADASWLAVFGSRRLLARSLRLPTPPGSQSRGLPGAAEVRRGILFFVRISAAYTWQIRSLLGALSLRGLPTPPGSLSPAADASWLAVYGPRSGYRRLLARSHRLSTPPGSQSPPADDVSWLAASASCRRLLARSLRLPTPPGSQSPPAADASWLAVSGCCRRLLARSLRLPTPPGSQSPPAADASSLAVSGCCRRLLARSLRQPTPPGSQSPPAADASWLAVSGCCRRLLARSLRQPTPPGSQSPAADASWLAVSGCRRLLARSLRQLPTPPGSQSRGLPGAAEVCRGILFFVRISAACTWQIRSLLGSLSLRQLPTAPASQSSPAADGSRLAVSWALYGCRRLPPRSLLGSLRLPTAPASQSPGLSPAADGSRLAVSWALPGCRRLPPRSLLGSLRLPTAPASQSPGLSPDADGSCLAVFASCRRFPPRSLLGSLRLPTAPASQSPGLSPAADGSRLTVSWALSGCRRLPPRSLLGSLRLPTAPASKSPGLSPAADGSHLAVSWALSGCRRLPPRRLLSSSCSTINLSLSKVLRLQLDNTSAILSVAS